Proteins from one Limanda limanda chromosome 4, fLimLim1.1, whole genome shotgun sequence genomic window:
- the LOC133000107 gene encoding dual specificity calcium/calmodulin-dependent 3',5'-cyclic nucleotide phosphodiesterase 1B-like isoform X2: MAELVRIRKKRLQIPISRLRSMMKQLEEKDVDFEEIRRNLDITTSLLEAVYLDGTRQCLETEDDLQQLQSDGVPSEVTDWLASTFTQRVRRPMRRSDEKPKFRSIVHAVQAGIFVERMFKRAYTAAMPDQPAAVVNCLRDVDRWSFDVFALNSASSNHALRSLFFELITRYELNSRFKIPISCLTEFLTALERGYCRYNNPYHSHVHAADVTQTLHCLLLRSGLVHWLTELEVLASLFAAAIHDYEHTGTTNNFHIHTKSEFALMYNDRSVQESHHLSAAFRLLQDDQMNIFINLTREEWMELRTLVIEMVLSTDMSSHLLQVKAMKSCLQQQERIDKPKALSLLLHTADISHPSKPWALHSRWTKSLMEEFFQQGDREAELGLPFSPLCDRKSTLVAESQIGFIDFIVYPTFSLLTDMAEKIVIPLVEENPGPPDPCNRHSSLWKESSRGLQWSLAHITAELVSFRSTWTRHTEDNKLKWKESGPNGFSEPKLTEEQTSRPEEQSERSQQDPTPDTNQ, encoded by the exons ATGGCTGAACTGGTGCGAATCCGTAAGAAACGGCTGCAGATCCCCATCTCTAG gCTTCGGAGCATGatgaagcagctggaggagaaagatGTCGACTTTGAGGAAATCAGAAGGAATCTGGATATCACAACATCGTTACTAGAGGCAGTTTACCTGGATGGAACAAG GCAGTGTCTGGAGACCGAGGACGAtcttcagcagctgcagtcGGACGGCGTGCCTTCAGAGGTCACCGACTGGCTGGCTTCCACCTTCACGCAGAGGGTCCGACGGCCCATGCGCCGCTCGGATGAGAAGCCCAAGTTCCGCAGCATTGTCCACGCGGTGCAGGCCGGGATATTTGTGGAGAG GATGTTCAAGAGGGCCTACACGGCAGCCATGCCCGACCAACCTGCTGCGGTCGTAAACTGCCTCAGG GATGTTGACCGCTGGAGCTTTGACGTGTTTGCTCTGAACTCTGCGAGCTCCAATCACGCACTACGAAGTCTTTTCTTCGAGCTGATCACCAGATATGAGCTCAACAGCCGATTTAAG ATTCCCATCTCGTGCCTGACGGAGTTCCTGACTGCGCTGGAGAGAGGATACTGCAGATACAACAACCCGTACCACAGCCACGTCCACGCTGCTGACGTGACTCAGACCCTGCACTGCCTGCTGCTGCGCTCGGGACTCGTG cactGGCTGACAGAGCTGGAAGTGTTGGCGTCTCTATTCGCTGCAGCCATTCACGACTACGAACACACAGGAACCACAAACAACTTTCACATCCACACAAA gTCAGAGTTCGCATTGATGTACAACGACCGGTCCGTCCAGGAGAGTCATCACCTGAGTGCAGCGTTTCGGCTGCTGCAGGACGACCAAATGAACATCTTCATCAACTTGACGCGAGAGGAGTGGAT gGAGCTGCGGACCCTGGTTATAGAGATGGTGTTGTCCACAGACATGTCCTCCCACCTACTCCAAGTCAAAGCCATGAAATCCTGCCTCCAACAACAAGAGCG GATTGACAAGCCCAAAGCCCTTTCTCTGCTACTGCACACGGCCGACATAAGCCATCCGTCCAAGCCCTGGGCGCTGCACTCTCGCTGGACCAAGTCTCTGATGGAGGAGTTTTTCCAACAG ggTGATAGAGAGGCGGAGCTGGGCCTgcccttctctcctctgtgtgatcGAAAAAGCACTCTTGTAGCCGAGTCCCAAATCG GTTTCATAGACTTCATCGTGTATCCTACTTTCTCTCTGCTGACGGACATGGCTGAAAAGATTGTTATTCCTCTGGTGGAGGAGAATCCAGGTCCTCCAGACCCTTGTAACAGACACAG TAGCCTGTGGAAGGAGAGCTCCAGAGGTCTGCAGTGGAGTCTCGCTCACATCACAGCTGAGCTGGTGAGCTTCCGCTCCACATGGACACGACACACCGAAGACAACAAGCTCAAATGGAAGGAGAGCGGCCCCAATG GATTTTCAGAACCCAAACTGACAGAAGAACAGACGTCCAGACCAGAGGAGCAATCAGAAAGATCCCAGCAGGATCCCACCCCAGATACAAACCAGTAG
- the LOC133000107 gene encoding dual specificity calcium/calmodulin-dependent 3',5'-cyclic nucleotide phosphodiesterase 1B-like isoform X1, translating into MAELVRIRKKRLQIPISRLRSMMKQLEEKDVDFEEIRRNLDITTSLLEAVYLDGTRQCLETEDDLQQLQSDGVPSEVTDWLASTFTQRVRRPMRRSDEKPKFRSIVHAVQAGIFVERMFKRAYTAAMPDQPAAVVNCLRDVDRWSFDVFALNSASSNHALRSLFFELITRYELNSRFKIPISCLTEFLTALERGYCRYNNPYHSHVHAADVTQTLHCLLLRSGLVHWLTELEVLASLFAAAIHDYEHTGTTNNFHIHTKSEFALMYNDRSVQESHHLSAAFRLLQDDQMNIFINLTREEWMELRTLVIEMVLSTDMSSHLLQVKAMKSCLQQQERRIDKPKALSLLLHTADISHPSKPWALHSRWTKSLMEEFFQQGDREAELGLPFSPLCDRKSTLVAESQIGFIDFIVYPTFSLLTDMAEKIVIPLVEENPGPPDPCNRHSSLWKESSRGLQWSLAHITAELVSFRSTWTRHTEDNKLKWKESGPNGFSEPKLTEEQTSRPEEQSERSQQDPTPDTNQ; encoded by the exons ATGGCTGAACTGGTGCGAATCCGTAAGAAACGGCTGCAGATCCCCATCTCTAG gCTTCGGAGCATGatgaagcagctggaggagaaagatGTCGACTTTGAGGAAATCAGAAGGAATCTGGATATCACAACATCGTTACTAGAGGCAGTTTACCTGGATGGAACAAG GCAGTGTCTGGAGACCGAGGACGAtcttcagcagctgcagtcGGACGGCGTGCCTTCAGAGGTCACCGACTGGCTGGCTTCCACCTTCACGCAGAGGGTCCGACGGCCCATGCGCCGCTCGGATGAGAAGCCCAAGTTCCGCAGCATTGTCCACGCGGTGCAGGCCGGGATATTTGTGGAGAG GATGTTCAAGAGGGCCTACACGGCAGCCATGCCCGACCAACCTGCTGCGGTCGTAAACTGCCTCAGG GATGTTGACCGCTGGAGCTTTGACGTGTTTGCTCTGAACTCTGCGAGCTCCAATCACGCACTACGAAGTCTTTTCTTCGAGCTGATCACCAGATATGAGCTCAACAGCCGATTTAAG ATTCCCATCTCGTGCCTGACGGAGTTCCTGACTGCGCTGGAGAGAGGATACTGCAGATACAACAACCCGTACCACAGCCACGTCCACGCTGCTGACGTGACTCAGACCCTGCACTGCCTGCTGCTGCGCTCGGGACTCGTG cactGGCTGACAGAGCTGGAAGTGTTGGCGTCTCTATTCGCTGCAGCCATTCACGACTACGAACACACAGGAACCACAAACAACTTTCACATCCACACAAA gTCAGAGTTCGCATTGATGTACAACGACCGGTCCGTCCAGGAGAGTCATCACCTGAGTGCAGCGTTTCGGCTGCTGCAGGACGACCAAATGAACATCTTCATCAACTTGACGCGAGAGGAGTGGAT gGAGCTGCGGACCCTGGTTATAGAGATGGTGTTGTCCACAGACATGTCCTCCCACCTACTCCAAGTCAAAGCCATGAAATCCTGCCTCCAACAACAAGAGCG cagGATTGACAAGCCCAAAGCCCTTTCTCTGCTACTGCACACGGCCGACATAAGCCATCCGTCCAAGCCCTGGGCGCTGCACTCTCGCTGGACCAAGTCTCTGATGGAGGAGTTTTTCCAACAG ggTGATAGAGAGGCGGAGCTGGGCCTgcccttctctcctctgtgtgatcGAAAAAGCACTCTTGTAGCCGAGTCCCAAATCG GTTTCATAGACTTCATCGTGTATCCTACTTTCTCTCTGCTGACGGACATGGCTGAAAAGATTGTTATTCCTCTGGTGGAGGAGAATCCAGGTCCTCCAGACCCTTGTAACAGACACAG TAGCCTGTGGAAGGAGAGCTCCAGAGGTCTGCAGTGGAGTCTCGCTCACATCACAGCTGAGCTGGTGAGCTTCCGCTCCACATGGACACGACACACCGAAGACAACAAGCTCAAATGGAAGGAGAGCGGCCCCAATG GATTTTCAGAACCCAAACTGACAGAAGAACAGACGTCCAGACCAGAGGAGCAATCAGAAAGATCCCAGCAGGATCCCACCCCAGATACAAACCAGTAG